One Neodiprion pinetum isolate iyNeoPine1 chromosome 1, iyNeoPine1.2, whole genome shotgun sequence genomic window carries:
- the LOC124224693 gene encoding uncharacterized protein codes for MLKDAENELVEDFQEKYEKYLAENPDVGMALAANQKLTTMVPNDIGKLTIIPPHVYSLLGAAQELKIKQAIAEESRRKRFRRGSSSVVKNVDDQSISFRLDDDEDEISRRVMTATSIRGWTTQRFAGTSRISAFQSLSRKSATSSRRTDPSITTLKRASPDSSGMPLLSMDLPEAAPQIVTIKPSNQALSSRVSKTSSTKSPFQNFPSTLGPLSPCSNSILSGVSGPLGQPRKIRRPIFVNYPTTSIELRNKEYEAVPILVNNQMQALVHTVMDVLERVNPAKMRKIVATASSLLAIRKMLIRPDIQAFVESLAGQPLVSSPSSFVTSMASTLYEIDPRIESSIEKELVAKTLPVPPAPAWHRLVEEIRNNLFVDPNAVIGKGARVKVESFQSQRQKLLESRPCKGSCEEKDVFDVDNSCPHSE; via the coding sequence ATGTTAAAGGATGCCGAGAACGAGCTCGTCGAGGATTTTCAGGAAAAATACGAAAAGTACCTGGCGGAGAATCCAGACGTCGGCATGGCCCTCGCGGCGAATCAAAAACTCACCACGATGGTTCCGAACGATATTGGCAAGCTCACTATCATCCCGCCGCACGTTTATTCTTTGCTCGGTGCCGCCCAGGAACTTAAGATCAAGCAGGCCATCGCCGAAGAATCCCGCCGCAAAAGATTCAGACGCGGTAGTTCGAGCGTGGTTAAAAACGTGGACGATCAGAGCATCTCCTTTCGCCTCGATGATGACGAAGACGAGATATCCCGCCGCGTGATGACCGCGACCTCGATCAGAGGCTGGACAACCCAGAGATTTGCTGGCACCTCGAGAATCTCGGCCTTTCAGAGCCTGTCCAGGAAATCCGCGACTTCTTCCCGTAGGACCGATCCCAGCATCACAACGCTGAAGCGAGCCAGTCCGGATTCCAGCGGGATGCCTCTGCTCTCTATGGACCTGCCGGAAGCCGCCCCGCAAATCGTTACCATAAAGCCTAGCAATCAAGCGCTATCCTCCAGAGTCTCGAAAACATCGAGCACCAAATccccttttcaaaatttcccgAGCACTCTCGGTCCGCTATCTCCGTGCTCGAACTCCATTTTGTCCGGGGTGTCCGGGCCGCTGGGACAACCAAGAAAGATCCGTAGACCGATTTTCGTCAACTACCCGACGACGAGCATCGAGCTCAGGAACAAGGAGTACGAAGCGGTTCCAATCCTGGTGAACAATCAGATGCAGGCTCTGGTCCATACCGTCATGGACGTACTCGAACGGGTCAATCCAGCCAAGATGCGGAAGATCGTAGCGACAGCGAGCAGTCTGCTTGCGATTAGGAAGATGCTGATACGCCCCGACATTCAAGCGTTCGTAGAATCCCTCGCTGGACAACCGCTAGTCTCCTCGCCAAGTAGCTTCGTCACATCGATGGCCTCCACCCTCTATGAGATAGACCCCCGCATCGAGAGCAGCATCGAAAAGGAGCTGGTTGCTAAGACCTTGCCTGTGCCACCCGCTCCAGCGTGGCATAGACTCGTCGAAGAGATACGAAATAATCTCTTCGTGGACCCGAATGCAGTAATTGGAAAGGGGGCGAGGGTCAAAGTCGAGTCGTTTCAGAGCCAGAGGCAGAAACTGTTGGAGTCTAGACCTTGCAAGGGGTCGTGCGAAGAGAA